From the genome of Triticum aestivum cultivar Chinese Spring chromosome 3B, IWGSC CS RefSeq v2.1, whole genome shotgun sequence, one region includes:
- the LOC123068143 gene encoding trichohyalin, whose protein sequence is MRAVTGAIVSSKPCSLLKAKVILDGFHKSSASNLPSSDAGTYLRTAADAVDELREFRRDLLRAQHQHEVKVKVDVEGDLVHSERKRRNKEERRVVKQEEQHVPSLIQLQQEEEAAVVSKVGISLVPRKKKKEEEEKDIVIIKQEAEEEEEEPEQLKKKRKHAAQELVQVKKEQVDFVDADLGSDKKKKHKKNKRSRDGDNDAQEEGKVEHTKKKQRK, encoded by the coding sequence atGAGGGCGGTCACCGGCGCCATCGTCTCCTCCAAGCCGTGCTCGCTTCTCAAGGCCAAGGTCATCCTCGACGGATTCCACAAGAGCTCCGCCTCCAACCTCCCCTCCTCCGACGCAGGCACATACCTCcgcaccgccgccgacgccgtcgACGAGCTCCGCGAGTTCCGCCGCGACCTACTCAGGGCCCAGCACCAGCACGAGGTCAAGGTCAAGGTGGATGTGGAGGGGGACCTTGTTCACAGTGAGAGGAAGCGGAGGAACAAGGAAGAGAGGCGTGTCGTCAAGCAGGAGGAGCAACATGTCCCTTCTTTGATCCAACTccaacaggaggaggaggcggcggtggtgtCCAAAGTAGGGATCAGTTTGGTtcccaggaagaagaagaaggaggaggaggagaaagacatcgtcatcatcaagcaggaggcagaggaggaggaggaggagccggagcagCTCAAGAAGAAGCGGAAGCATGCCGCGCAAGAGTTGGTCCAGGTGAAGAAAGAACAAGTTGATTTCGTCGATGCCGATTTGGGGAGCGAcaagaagaagaagcacaagaaAAACAAGAGGAGCAGAGATGGCGACAACGACGCTCAAGAAGAAGGAAAGGTGGAGCATACCAAGAAGAAGCAGCGCAAGTAG